The proteins below are encoded in one region of Levilactobacillus namurensis:
- the pyrH gene encoding UMP kinase yields the protein MADVKYQRIMLKLSGEALAGDKGFGINPPVIKTVAEEIRDVYNLGIQIAIVVGGGNMWRGIAGSQMGMERAQADYIGMLATIMNALALQDNLESIGVPTRVQTSIEMRQIAEPYIRRKAIRHLEKKRVVIFAGGTGSPYFSTDTTAALRAAEINADAILMAKNGVDGIYSADPNKDPSAVKFDKLTQLDIINKGLHVMDTTASSFSMDNDIPVVVFNLNKSGNIRKVVEGENIGTTVYSKG from the coding sequence ATGGCGGACGTAAAGTATCAACGGATTATGTTAAAGCTCAGTGGCGAAGCTTTGGCCGGAGACAAGGGGTTTGGCATTAATCCGCCAGTAATCAAGACGGTAGCGGAAGAAATTCGAGATGTTTACAATCTTGGAATTCAGATTGCCATCGTTGTCGGCGGTGGGAACATGTGGCGGGGAATCGCCGGTTCTCAGATGGGAATGGAACGGGCCCAAGCTGACTATATCGGCATGCTGGCCACCATTATGAATGCCTTGGCTCTGCAGGATAACCTGGAATCCATCGGGGTGCCAACGCGGGTCCAAACGTCGATTGAGATGCGGCAGATTGCCGAACCTTATATTCGGCGGAAGGCCATTCGGCACCTGGAGAAGAAGCGGGTCGTCATCTTCGCGGGTGGTACGGGGAGTCCGTACTTCTCAACGGATACGACGGCGGCTTTACGGGCTGCTGAAATCAACGCCGACGCTATTTTAATGGCGAAAAACGGGGTTGATGGCATTTATTCAGCTGATCCAAACAAGGACCCTTCGGCGGTCAAGTTTGATAAGCTGACGCAATTAGATATCATTAATAAGGGCTTGCACGTGATGGATACCACGGCTAGCTCGTTCTCCATGGACAACGATATTCCCGTAGTGGTGTTCAACCTGAACAAGAGCGGTAATATTCGCAAAGTTGTCGAGGGAGAAAACATTGGGACCACAGTTTATAGTAAGGGGTAA
- the tsf gene encoding translation elongation factor Ts yields MASKITAAQVKELRDKTQVGMMDAKKALVASEGDMDKAIDFLREKGIAKAKKKSGNVAANGLAKVEVAGNTAAIIEVNSETDFVATNDTFNGLVDTIADTIAKQEPADLDAALALKTADGSTINDAIVKTTQVTSENVQLRRFAVVKKTDSQVFGAYLHQGGQIAALVTLDGADEATAKDVAMHVAAINPEFVSREDIPADRLAHEREVLKQEALNEGKPEKIVEKMVEGRLHKFLSEISLADQPFVKDGDQTVSQFVASKGGKLVNFVRYEVGEGIEKPTVDLAKEVQDQING; encoded by the coding sequence ATGGCAAGCAAGATTACGGCGGCACAAGTTAAGGAATTACGTGACAAGACGCAAGTCGGTATGATGGACGCAAAGAAGGCCCTGGTTGCTTCTGAAGGCGACATGGACAAGGCCATCGACTTCCTGCGTGAAAAGGGAATCGCTAAGGCTAAGAAGAAGAGCGGTAACGTTGCGGCAAACGGTTTAGCTAAGGTGGAAGTTGCGGGTAACACGGCAGCCATCATCGAAGTTAACTCCGAAACGGACTTCGTGGCCACTAACGACACGTTCAACGGTTTAGTTGACACGATTGCGGACACGATTGCTAAGCAAGAACCAGCTGACTTGGATGCTGCTTTGGCATTGAAGACGGCTGATGGAAGCACCATCAACGACGCCATTGTGAAGACCACGCAAGTGACTAGCGAAAACGTTCAATTACGGCGGTTTGCTGTGGTCAAGAAGACCGACAGCCAAGTCTTTGGTGCTTACTTACACCAAGGTGGCCAAATCGCTGCGTTGGTAACGTTGGACGGCGCTGACGAAGCAACGGCTAAGGACGTTGCGATGCACGTTGCGGCCATCAACCCAGAATTTGTTTCCCGTGAAGACATCCCAGCCGACCGGTTGGCTCACGAACGGGAAGTTCTGAAGCAAGAAGCTTTGAACGAAGGCAAGCCTGAAAAGATCGTTGAAAAGATGGTCGAAGGTCGTCTGCACAAGTTCTTATCCGAAATCAGCTTAGCTGACCAACCATTCGTTAAGGATGGCGACCAAACGGTTAGCCAATTTGTTGCCAGCAAGGGTGGCAAGTTAGTGAACTTCGTGCGTTACGAAGTTGGTGAAGGTATCGAAAAGCCAACGGTTGACCTGGCCAAGGAAGTTCAAGACCAAATCAACGGTTAA
- the rpsB gene encoding 30S ribosomal protein S2, with amino-acid sequence MAVISMKQLLEAGVHFGHQTRRWNPKMKQYIFTERNGIYIIDLQKTVKLIDAAYNYMKDEASKGAVVLFVGTKKQAQDSIEEEATRAGQFYVNHRWLGGTLTNWETIQTRIKRLKDLKKMATDGTFDVLPKKEVSLLKKSQDKLERFLGGIEDMPKLPDVMFIVDPRKEQIAVHEAQKLNIPIVAMVDTNTDPDDIDVVIPSNDDAIRAVRLITSKMADAIVEGRQGEDQVDEKTFEGKKDDAAKDNKAKSDNSMEDIVNAVEGDNK; translated from the coding sequence ATGGCTGTTATTTCCATGAAACAACTGCTTGAAGCCGGTGTCCACTTTGGTCACCAAACCCGTCGTTGGAACCCTAAGATGAAGCAATACATCTTTACGGAACGGAACGGTATCTACATCATCGACTTACAAAAGACGGTGAAGTTGATCGATGCTGCTTACAACTACATGAAGGACGAAGCATCTAAGGGTGCCGTTGTTCTGTTCGTTGGGACTAAGAAGCAAGCTCAAGACTCCATCGAAGAAGAAGCTACCCGTGCGGGTCAATTCTACGTTAACCACCGTTGGTTAGGTGGAACGTTGACCAACTGGGAAACGATCCAAACGCGGATCAAGCGGCTTAAAGATTTGAAGAAGATGGCCACTGATGGGACGTTCGACGTCTTACCTAAGAAGGAAGTTTCCTTGTTGAAGAAGTCTCAAGACAAGTTGGAACGGTTCTTAGGCGGGATCGAAGACATGCCTAAGTTACCTGACGTGATGTTCATTGTTGACCCACGTAAGGAACAAATCGCGGTTCACGAAGCACAAAAGCTGAACATTCCGATCGTTGCGATGGTTGATACCAACACTGACCCAGACGACATCGACGTTGTGATTCCTTCTAACGACGACGCTATCCGTGCCGTTCGTTTGATCACTTCCAAGATGGCTGATGCCATTGTTGAAGGCCGTCAGGGTGAAGACCAAGTTGACGAAAAGACTTTCGAAGGCAAGAAGGATGACGCTGCTAAGGATAACAAGGCAAAGTCTGACAACTCCATGGAAGACATCGTTAACGCTGTTGAAGGCGACAACAAGTAA
- a CDS encoding HAD family hydrolase: MIKAVVFDVDDTLYDQKAPFVAALAPIVQLPSSFDLTPTFQAYRRQSATAYAQVAKGSWSADEMAVQRLNAALHVQDLPPVTPEAALAFQEAYQQGLQEIKLFPGLATALDQLKARYQLGIITNGHTEHQLAKVMNLNMHRWIDRDAILTSEEAGLAKPDPQIFTAMNRRLNLRASESVYVGDCYSMDVRAAKQAGWQAFWFNHRNLEVPDGDWIPDQTVENPAELQDLLLALTTLTRTA; the protein is encoded by the coding sequence ATGATAAAAGCGGTCGTCTTTGATGTTGATGACACGCTCTACGACCAAAAGGCACCTTTCGTAGCTGCCCTCGCGCCGATTGTTCAGCTTCCATCCAGTTTTGATTTAACCCCAACGTTTCAGGCTTACCGGCGCCAAAGTGCGACGGCTTACGCGCAGGTGGCTAAGGGCAGTTGGTCGGCCGATGAAATGGCCGTTCAACGCTTGAACGCTGCCCTGCACGTTCAGGACTTGCCACCGGTTACCCCGGAGGCCGCCCTAGCCTTCCAAGAAGCGTACCAACAAGGGCTTCAAGAAATCAAACTTTTTCCTGGACTAGCAACCGCGCTTGATCAGCTTAAGGCGCGCTATCAATTGGGAATTATCACGAATGGCCACACGGAACACCAGCTGGCCAAAGTGATGAACTTGAATATGCACCGCTGGATCGACCGTGACGCCATTCTGACGTCCGAAGAAGCCGGTCTGGCCAAGCCCGACCCCCAGATCTTCACCGCGATGAATCGTCGGTTGAACCTGCGGGCCAGCGAGAGCGTCTACGTCGGTGATTGTTACAGTATGGACGTGCGAGCCGCCAAACAGGCCGGCTGGCAAGCTTTCTGGTTCAACCACCGCAATCTAGAAGTTCCTGACGGCGATTGGATCCCCGATCAGACCGTAGAGAATCCCGCGGAGTTGCAGGACCTGTTACTGGCCCTCACCACCCTAACGCGGACGGCATAA
- a CDS encoding D-2-hydroxyacid dehydrogenase: MKIIAYGIRDDEQPYLEQWSKDQGIEVKAVKELLDDSTVDLAKGYDGAVVYQQKPYTASVLDKLAANGVTNLSLRNVGVDNVDADAVKRNGFKVTNVPAYSPEAIAEFTVTELMRLLRRTPTFDRKQANGDLRWAPDIADELNSMTVGVVATGRIGRAAMKIYQGFGAKVIAYDVFHNPELEKQGIYVDTMDELYAQADVISLHAPATKDNEKMINDDAFSKMKDGVWLLNPARGALVDTDALIRALDSGKVAGAALDVYEDEVGIFNTDFGSFDAIPDERLKNLMKRENVLVSPHIAFYTKTAVKNMVQYALNNNKQLIETGKADNVVKF, translated from the coding sequence GTGAAGATTATTGCTTATGGAATTCGCGACGACGAACAACCTTACTTGGAACAATGGTCTAAGGACCAAGGTATCGAAGTTAAGGCTGTTAAGGAACTGCTGGATGACAGCACGGTTGATTTAGCTAAGGGCTACGACGGTGCCGTTGTCTACCAACAAAAGCCTTACACGGCTTCTGTATTAGACAAGTTAGCCGCTAACGGTGTAACGAACTTGTCCTTACGGAACGTGGGTGTTGATAACGTTGATGCTGACGCTGTTAAGCGTAACGGCTTCAAGGTTACTAACGTTCCTGCATACTCCCCAGAAGCAATCGCTGAATTCACGGTTACTGAATTAATGCGGTTATTACGTCGGACGCCTACGTTCGACCGTAAGCAAGCTAATGGTGACCTGCGGTGGGCTCCAGATATCGCCGACGAATTGAACTCCATGACGGTTGGTGTTGTGGCTACTGGTCGGATTGGCCGGGCCGCTATGAAGATCTACCAAGGCTTCGGTGCCAAGGTTATCGCTTACGATGTCTTCCACAACCCTGAGTTGGAAAAGCAAGGAATCTACGTGGACACGATGGACGAATTATACGCCCAAGCTGACGTTATTTCCCTGCACGCTCCTGCAACCAAGGACAACGAAAAGATGATCAACGACGACGCCTTCAGCAAGATGAAGGATGGCGTTTGGTTGTTGAACCCTGCCCGTGGTGCCCTCGTTGACACGGATGCTTTGATCCGTGCCCTGGACAGCGGCAAGGTTGCCGGTGCTGCCTTGGATGTTTACGAAGACGAAGTTGGAATCTTTAACACCGACTTTGGTAGCTTCGATGCTATTCCAGACGAACGGTTGAAGAACTTGATGAAGCGTGAAAACGTGCTGGTAAGCCCACACATCGCCTTCTACACCAAGACTGCCGTTAAGAACATGGTTCAATACGCTTTGAACAACAACAAGCAGTTAATTGAAACGGGTAAGGCTGACAACGTGGTTAAGTTCTAA
- a CDS encoding GIY-YIG nuclease family protein: MGNSQTYYFYVLLCADQSLYGGFTTDVAKRFATHLAGKGAKYTRAHKPLRVLYSEAFDSKHDALHAEWAFKHQSRQKKLLFLKKHGIQVKI; the protein is encoded by the coding sequence ATGGGTAATTCACAAACTTACTATTTCTATGTTTTACTATGTGCTGACCAATCGCTGTACGGCGGGTTTACCACGGACGTGGCCAAGCGTTTTGCGACGCATTTGGCGGGGAAGGGGGCTAAATATACGCGTGCGCACAAACCTTTGCGGGTTTTGTACAGCGAAGCCTTTGATTCTAAGCATGATGCGTTACACGCGGAATGGGCGTTTAAGCATCAAAGTCGCCAAAAAAAGCTCCTTTTTTTAAAAAAACACGGGATTCAAGTAAAGATTTAG
- a CDS encoding tRNA1(Val) (adenine(37)-N6)-methyltransferase — protein sequence MTKPTLRPDERIDQLYSQDIQIIQSPEVFAFSLDAVLLAAFAKLPARTTSRTVDLCAGNGAVGLFMSHQTKGQIAEVELQPRLADMARRSIALNGLDDHMTVYQGDLAQVNQWIPKDSVDVVTCNPPYFEDLPDSQKNPNQYLAIARHEITTNLATIVATTSGLLKMNGKAYFVHRPDRLLQLLTLMGQHRLAPKRIRLVYPKPGKEANMVLVEAIKDGKPGGLRFPAPLTVYDATGNYQAEVKRLLYG from the coding sequence ATGACAAAACCAACGTTACGGCCGGATGAACGTATCGACCAACTCTATAGTCAAGATATTCAAATCATTCAAAGCCCGGAGGTGTTTGCCTTTTCCCTCGACGCGGTGCTTCTAGCGGCGTTCGCGAAGCTACCGGCTAGAACGACCAGCCGCACGGTTGACCTGTGTGCGGGGAACGGGGCCGTGGGCCTGTTTATGAGCCACCAGACTAAAGGACAGATTGCCGAAGTCGAATTACAGCCGCGATTAGCCGACATGGCCCGCCGCAGTATCGCGCTAAATGGGTTAGATGACCACATGACGGTGTACCAAGGCGACTTGGCACAGGTCAACCAGTGGATTCCCAAGGATTCGGTGGACGTGGTGACCTGTAACCCGCCGTACTTCGAAGACTTGCCGGATAGTCAGAAGAATCCGAACCAGTACCTGGCCATTGCGCGGCACGAGATCACGACAAATTTGGCGACCATTGTGGCGACGACCAGCGGCTTATTGAAGATGAACGGGAAGGCCTACTTTGTGCACCGTCCCGACCGGTTGCTTCAGCTCCTGACGCTGATGGGGCAACACCGGCTCGCACCTAAGCGGATTCGGTTAGTGTACCCTAAGCCGGGCAAGGAAGCCAATATGGTGCTGGTAGAGGCCATTAAGGATGGTAAGCCGGGGGGGCTTAGGTTCCCGGCCCCGTTGACGGTCTATGATGCGACGGGAAACTATCAAGCAGAAGTGAAGCGATTATTGTATGGGTAA
- a CDS encoding 1-acyl-sn-glycerol-3-phosphate acyltransferase, which yields MFYSFLRGIIRVIVYVINGRPTYLHRDELPDGPYILVGPHRTWFDPIYFALGASPRQFSFMAKEELFKNPILRWILRHANAFPVNRDHPGPSVIKTPVRTLRQGDLSLIIFPSGSRHSSELKGGAAVIAKMARVPLIPTVYQGPLTFKRLFSRQHITVAYGQPITIDRKLKLDEAGQAQVEAQMQAAFNQLDQEIDPNFHYVDVSGEKHHEHPNA from the coding sequence ATGTTCTATTCGTTTTTACGGGGAATCATCCGGGTCATCGTCTACGTCATTAACGGCCGGCCAACTTACCTGCACCGTGACGAGCTGCCGGATGGCCCGTACATTCTGGTGGGCCCACACCGGACCTGGTTCGACCCCATCTACTTTGCATTGGGTGCCAGTCCCCGCCAATTTAGCTTTATGGCTAAAGAAGAACTCTTTAAGAACCCTATTTTACGATGGATCTTACGCCATGCCAATGCCTTCCCGGTCAACCGGGACCATCCAGGGCCTTCTGTTATTAAAACCCCTGTCCGAACTTTACGTCAAGGCGACCTTTCCCTGATCATCTTCCCCTCAGGAAGTCGTCACTCATCAGAACTCAAGGGGGGCGCGGCCGTAATCGCCAAAATGGCAAGGGTTCCGCTCATCCCCACGGTCTACCAAGGACCACTGACGTTCAAACGGCTCTTCAGCCGTCAGCACATCACGGTCGCCTATGGCCAACCGATTACCATCGACCGTAAATTAAAGCTGGACGAAGCGGGTCAAGCCCAGGTCGAAGCCCAGATGCAAGCGGCTTTCAACCAACTAGATCAAGAAATCGACCCGAATTTCCATTACGTTGACGTCTCTGGTGAGAAACACCACGAACATCCGAACGCCTAA
- a CDS encoding ABC transporter ATP-binding protein, which produces MATKPHESAWARSMTLKEQLTVVGELFKFAAPYKWFFIGSVLLSAFISGINVFLPWLLQIYMDNFLRRGNATLAIMWLFAGLYFLGMVVKAISQFWQDYTSTMGAEYMLESVRRKMFADLHGKGMRYFDQTPGGSILSRLMNDTMTFSNFWALLNTLILAVFAVVSSFIAMALTDWGVALATLILVPFLLFVIWYYQSFSSRVYRRMRERLSELNTKLSEAITGISVIQEFRQEKRMATGFKKTNRAYYDTRRAMIRTNSLLLSPMINLFYALGTVIVLGLFGMRGMHQVVAAGVVYAFITYLNNFYSPMSQMMDNLSDFQNGMVAGSRVMRILNDRTLAPQQHPVADAKITRGKVEFRHVTFAYDQEHPVLKDVSFVAEPGQTVALVGETGSGKTSTINVLMRFYEFQSGQVLIDDRDIREYPAAELRSKMGLVLQEPQLFYGDIQSNIRMFNPNISDEQVQQAAKFVQADEFIDRLPEGYATAVLEHGSEYSAGQRQLITFARTVATDPKILILDEATANVDTETETMIQTGLQRLQANRTTVAIAHRLSTIQNANLILVLHQGKIVERGTNDELMQHHGYYYDMIQLQNAAHADDLQS; this is translated from the coding sequence ATGGCGACTAAACCACATGAATCAGCATGGGCCCGTAGCATGACCCTAAAAGAGCAATTGACAGTGGTGGGGGAACTCTTCAAGTTTGCAGCCCCCTATAAGTGGTTCTTCATTGGTTCGGTGTTATTATCGGCCTTTATTAGTGGGATTAACGTCTTTCTACCCTGGTTGCTTCAAATCTATATGGATAACTTCTTACGCCGGGGCAACGCGACGTTGGCGATTATGTGGCTATTTGCGGGCCTGTATTTCCTGGGAATGGTGGTCAAAGCTATTTCCCAGTTCTGGCAGGACTACACCAGTACCATGGGCGCTGAATACATGCTGGAGAGTGTCCGCCGTAAGATGTTTGCGGACCTGCACGGTAAGGGCATGCGGTACTTTGACCAAACGCCGGGCGGGTCGATCCTGTCACGGTTAATGAACGATACCATGACGTTTTCTAACTTTTGGGCGTTGCTAAATACCCTGATCTTGGCTGTGTTTGCGGTGGTCTCATCCTTTATTGCTATGGCTTTGACGGACTGGGGGGTTGCTTTAGCCACCCTGATCTTGGTGCCATTCTTACTGTTTGTGATCTGGTATTACCAGAGCTTCAGTTCGCGGGTCTACCGACGGATGCGGGAGCGTTTGAGTGAGTTGAACACTAAGCTGAGCGAAGCCATTACGGGAATTAGCGTGATTCAGGAGTTCCGGCAAGAAAAGCGGATGGCGACGGGGTTCAAGAAGACCAACCGCGCCTACTACGATACTCGGCGAGCGATGATTCGGACCAATTCGCTGCTGCTGAGCCCGATGATCAACCTATTCTACGCGTTAGGAACGGTGATTGTCCTGGGACTCTTCGGGATGCGGGGGATGCACCAAGTCGTTGCGGCTGGGGTGGTCTACGCGTTCATCACGTACCTGAACAACTTCTACAGTCCGATGAGTCAGATGATGGATAACTTGAGTGACTTTCAAAACGGGATGGTTGCGGGATCACGGGTGATGCGTATCCTAAACGATCGCACGCTTGCCCCCCAGCAACATCCCGTGGCGGATGCGAAGATCACCCGCGGCAAGGTAGAATTTCGTCACGTGACCTTTGCTTACGATCAAGAACACCCGGTCTTAAAGGATGTCTCGTTCGTAGCAGAACCCGGACAGACCGTGGCCCTAGTGGGGGAAACGGGATCGGGGAAGACCTCGACGATTAACGTGTTGATGCGCTTCTATGAATTTCAGAGTGGTCAGGTCTTGATCGATGACCGGGATATCCGGGAGTATCCGGCAGCGGAGTTACGGTCAAAGATGGGGCTAGTCTTGCAGGAACCACAGCTGTTTTACGGCGATATTCAGAGCAATATTCGGATGTTTAATCCGAACATCTCGGATGAGCAGGTCCAGCAGGCGGCTAAGTTCGTGCAGGCCGATGAGTTCATTGACCGGTTGCCGGAGGGCTACGCCACGGCCGTCTTAGAGCACGGGTCGGAGTACTCTGCAGGACAGCGACAGTTGATTACCTTTGCACGGACGGTGGCGACGGACCCGAAGATCTTGATTCTCGATGAGGCCACGGCTAACGTGGATACGGAAACGGAAACCATGATTCAAACTGGTCTCCAGCGACTGCAAGCGAACCGGACGACGGTAGCGATTGCGCACCGACTCTCGACGATTCAAAATGCGAACCTGATTCTGGTCTTGCATCAAGGCAAAATCGTGGAACGGGGAACGAACGATGAGCTGATGCAACATCACGGGTATTACTACGACATGATTCAGTTGCAAAATGCTGCGCACGCCGATGACCTACAGTCATAA
- a CDS encoding ABC transporter ATP-binding protein: MSIFKKLSWYFRLEWRRYLIGVIGLLLTAIIAIIPPRIIGNMVDSIHGRTMTGTLLAVDLALVVGAAIAQYLTRYLWRNAIWGGAAHLEQLLRDRLFRHFMNMDRTFYQRYRTGDLMAHATNDLEAVQRVAGGGILQFADAIITGGTTLIAMMTLINWRLTLLAIVPFPFLAVVSWYLGQKIHRAFGRSQAAFSRLNNKAQESISGIKVIKALGQDQEDIDDYDQQVDQTIAINRHVNFLDSLFDPAITLIISISYVATIVLGGLFVAHGTITIGNLVSFISYLAMMVWPMFAVGMLFNTMERGNASYDRVMELLRQKSKIIDRTDGLTEHPHGTLAYHVQTFNYPDDAQTSLQDINFDLKAGQTLGIVGRVGAGKSTIMKLILRTFDDYQGEIRFGGHPIKDYALDSYLPAIGYVPQESFLFSDTVFENIRFAKATATRADVIQAAQKSDLAHQIDLLPDGYQTQVGEDGISLSGGQRQRLAIARALLIDPELLILDDALSAVDAETETEILANLRAERANKTTIIAAHRLSSVMEADEILVLDQGRIVERGTHASLMAAHGWYAKMFTQQQLETRVKGGNRHGD, translated from the coding sequence TTGAGTATCTTTAAGAAATTGTCATGGTACTTTCGCCTAGAATGGCGACGGTATCTGATTGGGGTCATTGGGCTGTTGCTCACGGCAATTATCGCGATCATTCCACCACGGATTATCGGCAACATGGTGGATAGTATTCACGGCCGGACCATGACGGGAACGCTATTGGCCGTTGATTTGGCTTTGGTCGTGGGCGCGGCGATTGCGCAGTACCTGACCCGTTACCTGTGGCGGAACGCCATTTGGGGTGGCGCGGCACACTTGGAACAACTGCTGCGGGACCGGTTGTTTCGCCACTTTATGAATATGGACCGGACGTTTTATCAACGTTACCGGACGGGTGACCTGATGGCCCACGCGACCAACGACTTGGAAGCCGTGCAGCGGGTCGCTGGTGGGGGAATCCTCCAGTTTGCCGATGCCATCATTACGGGGGGGACGACCTTGATCGCGATGATGACGTTGATCAACTGGCGCTTGACCTTGCTGGCAATCGTGCCTTTTCCGTTCTTAGCAGTAGTTTCGTGGTACCTGGGACAGAAGATCCACCGGGCGTTCGGCCGGTCGCAAGCGGCTTTTTCACGCTTAAATAATAAGGCCCAAGAGAGTATCAGCGGGATTAAGGTCATCAAAGCTTTAGGGCAAGATCAAGAAGATATTGACGACTATGACCAGCAGGTCGACCAGACCATTGCGATTAACCGTCACGTTAACTTTTTGGATTCATTATTTGACCCAGCAATTACTTTAATTATTTCAATATCCTATGTGGCCACCATTGTGTTGGGGGGCTTATTTGTGGCCCACGGAACCATCACGATTGGCAACCTAGTCTCGTTCATCAGTTACTTGGCGATGATGGTATGGCCGATGTTTGCGGTCGGAATGCTGTTCAACACCATGGAACGGGGGAATGCGAGTTATGACCGGGTCATGGAACTGTTGCGGCAAAAGAGCAAGATCATTGACCGGACCGACGGCTTGACGGAACATCCTCACGGAACGCTAGCCTACCATGTCCAGACCTTCAACTACCCGGACGATGCCCAGACGAGCCTCCAGGACATTAACTTTGACCTTAAAGCGGGACAGACGCTGGGGATTGTCGGCCGGGTCGGGGCAGGTAAATCGACCATTATGAAGCTGATTTTGCGAACGTTCGATGACTATCAAGGCGAGATTCGCTTCGGGGGTCACCCGATTAAGGACTATGCGTTGGACAGCTACTTGCCCGCGATTGGGTATGTTCCGCAAGAAAGCTTCCTGTTTTCGGATACGGTGTTTGAAAACATTCGCTTTGCGAAGGCGACTGCCACGCGGGCTGACGTGATCCAAGCGGCGCAGAAGAGTGATCTGGCCCACCAAATCGACCTCTTACCTGACGGGTATCAGACTCAGGTTGGTGAGGATGGTATCTCGTTATCAGGGGGCCAACGGCAACGGTTAGCGATTGCCCGGGCGTTATTGATTGATCCAGAGTTATTGATTCTAGACGATGCCTTGTCCGCGGTGGATGCCGAGACGGAAACTGAAATTCTGGCTAACCTGCGGGCTGAGCGGGCCAATAAGACCACGATCATTGCGGCTCACCGGTTAAGCTCGGTGATGGAAGCCGATGAGATCTTGGTCCTTGACCAAGGACGGATCGTCGAACGGGGGACGCACGCCAGTCTGATGGCGGCCCACGGTTGGTACGCTAAGATGTTTACGCAACAACAGCTTGAAACACGGGTTAAAGGGGGGAACCGACATGGCGACTAA
- a CDS encoding YneF family protein yields the protein MATWIWILIVIVVGLACAFGGFYGARRYMENYLKDNPPISEDQLRVMMLQMGQKPSQRKLHQMMNAMKQQSRKSK from the coding sequence TTGGCAACTTGGATCTGGATTTTGATTGTAATCGTCGTGGGACTGGCTTGTGCCTTTGGGGGCTTCTATGGCGCACGACGTTACATGGAAAACTACCTGAAAGACAATCCGCCTATCAGTGAAGATCAATTACGAGTAATGATGTTACAGATGGGGCAAAAGCCATCTCAACGGAAACTCCACCAAATGATGAACGCGATGAAGCAACAATCTCGCAAATCAAAGTAG
- a CDS encoding DUF896 domain-containing protein, which produces MTETTMDSLLVRINELAHKAKGAGLNEDEKAERADLRQKYLKLFRESFRSQVEMMQVYDKNGKEVTPEKVRQVQREKGLRND; this is translated from the coding sequence ATGACTGAAACCACGATGGACAGTTTATTAGTCCGGATTAATGAATTGGCCCACAAAGCGAAGGGTGCGGGTCTCAACGAAGATGAGAAGGCTGAACGGGCCGATCTGCGGCAGAAGTACCTGAAGCTGTTTCGGGAGAGTTTCCGGAGTCAAGTTGAGATGATGCAGGTCTACGATAAGAACGGTAAGGAAGTTACGCCGGAAAAGGTCCGTCAAGTTCAACGTGAAAAGGGCTTACGGAACGATTAG
- the lexA gene encoding transcriptional repressor LexA: MSKASESKQIAVLRFIWERVNEKGYPPTVREIGEAVSLSSTSTVHGHIARLEKKGLLTKDPTKPRALEVTPAGLEELGVHEQQTQIPVLGTVTAGEPILAVQEATDYFPVPPEFENSDDQLFMLTIRGESMINIGILNGDQVIVRRQRSADNGDIVIAMTEENEATCKRFFKEADHFRLQPENDTMAPIILNQVTILGRVVGLFRDDVH; this comes from the coding sequence ATGAGCAAAGCTTCTGAAAGTAAACAAATTGCCGTTCTGCGCTTCATTTGGGAACGGGTCAACGAAAAAGGGTATCCCCCAACCGTTCGAGAAATCGGCGAGGCGGTTTCCCTGTCATCAACTTCCACGGTTCACGGTCACATCGCCCGTCTGGAAAAGAAGGGGTTGCTGACTAAGGACCCTACCAAGCCCCGGGCCTTGGAAGTCACCCCTGCCGGTTTGGAAGAACTCGGCGTTCACGAACAGCAGACACAGATTCCCGTTCTGGGAACGGTGACTGCCGGGGAACCCATCCTGGCCGTTCAAGAAGCCACGGATTACTTCCCCGTGCCACCCGAATTTGAAAATAGCGATGATCAGCTCTTCATGCTCACGATTCGTGGCGAGAGTATGATCAACATCGGCATCTTAAACGGCGACCAAGTTATCGTGCGTCGGCAACGGTCCGCCGATAACGGCGACATCGTCATTGCAATGACCGAAGAGAACGAGGCCACCTGCAAGCGATTCTTTAAGGAAGCCGACCATTTCCGGTTGCAACCCGAAAATGATACCATGGCGCCCATCATCTTAAATCAAGTCACCATCCTAGGAAGGGTCGTTGGCCTGTTCCGGGACGACGTGCACTAA